CAGGATTTTGCCGTCGGGCGACAGCACGGGCGACATCGCCGTGTGGCCGGCACGCAGTTTAGTGACCACGCGCTCTTTGGCCAGGTCCACGACGCAGACCTGGCTTTCCGGCGCGGCGCAGGTGACCAGGAGCGTGCCGCCGCTGGCGCCAAGCGCCAAGCCGCTGGGTGATCCCGGTGTGGGGATGGTTTTGGTCACCCGCCTCGACTCCGTATTGAACGCCAGCACCCGGTTGACCGTTGCGCAAGCGATGTAGATCGTGCTGCCGTCCGGCGTGGCAACCATGGCGGTCGGCGAAAGCCAGGTTGCCTCAGCCGCTGGCGCGGCGCCGCCCGACCATAGGAGAAAAGTAACAAGCGCGCCCGCGGCGGCTCCGAATCGTGACCCGGACATGGCGATCATCGTCCCGCTAGATTGTCTGGCTTCGCGCGGAATTCAAGCCCGCAAATACCTTCGCGCCGGCTGGGGGGTGTGAGACAGAATTCATCCGAAGTGGGAGAATACTCGGAATACAACGCGTTGCGTATCCAGGTTGCCAGGTGCTGAGACGGATGACCTCGCATTAACACCCCGCTTTAGCGGGGTGTTAATGAGAGACATGCTGCGGTGTATATGTGAAGCGATATACGAGAGGCCCGGATCTGCGGTATAAAACCGCCCAAAACAGAAGACGGTCTTGCGCCCACTTTCCCGCCTCCGACACCGCCGGACGGCGGAGCCGCGTCATCAGCGAGGCAGCCGGGCGGGCCGAGCGGCGCCACAGCAGCAGCCGGTCCAAAGCGAAGCGCCGGACCTACGCGAACATCCGGGCGGCTTTGCGCAACTCCTCTACAAACACAGCGAGCGGCCTGTCTTCCGCCCGGTTGGATCGCTGGCCGGCGGCGATGCACACCGGTTCCGGTGCCGAGGATAAGGTGATCAGGCGGGCACGCTTGGGAAAGAGCCGCGCCACCTGCGTGGTAACGAACGCGACGCCCAGGCCGGATTCCACCGCGGCCATGAGGTTTTCTGTGCCGTTATATTCGCCGGCGATCCTGGGCCGTTGCTTGTGGCGGCGCAGCCAGCCATCAATAAAACGCCAGTACTCAGGATAGTCGCGCCGGCAGAAGCCGAGCAGCGGTTCACGAACGACCTCCGCGGGCGTCACCCGCGACCGCCGGGCGAGGGAATGCTTTCGGTGAACCGCCAGCCGCCAGGGCGCGCGAACGAGCAGTTCCCAAGTGAGACCGGGGGTTGCCCGTTGCTCGCCAACGCTCAGGGCGACATCCAATTCGCCGCTTGCCAGTCCGCTCCGCATCTCGTTGGTGGACAGGTCCATCAGCTCGATGCGCGCGCTGCGATGCGCCTGGGTGAAGATCGCCACCGCCGGTGACAGGATGCCGGCGGAGAGCGAGGGGGCGTAGCCGATGCGCAGCCGCGGCCCGACGCCCGCCTCCCGCACCCGGTCGAGCACTTGCTCGGCGTGCCGCAGCAGTTCGGGAGCTTCGCGGAGCAGGGCCTCCCCGGCCGGGGTAAGCCGGATCGAGTGTGCCTGGCGCTCCAGCAGGCACTGGCCGACTTGCTCCTCCAACGCTCTAATCTGCCGGCTCAAGGCGGGCTGGGTCAGGAATATCTTCTTCGCGGCGCGACTGATGTTGCCCTGTTCGGCCACGGCGACGAAGTAGCGGAGTTGTCGGAGTTCCATGGCGGACAGCATACCCAAAAAGCAGTCTCAGGCCAAGAACTTGGCATTAGCCGCCCCGGCCAAACGCGGCGACTGTGGGGGGCATGAAGACAATAACGACTGAGTTGAATATCCGGCCGGCGAACGAGCGCGGCCATGCCAACCATGGCTGGCTCGACTCGCATCACACCTTCTCCTTCGCCAATTACTACGATCCGGCGCAGATGGGCTTTCGCTCACTTCGCGTGATTAACGACGACCGCGTGGCGCCGGGGCAGGGCTTCGGGACGCACCCGCATCGCGACATGGAGATCTTCAGCTACGTGCTCGCAGGCACGCTGGAGCACAAGGACAGCATGGGCCACGGGCGGCAGCTCCAGCCGGGCCAGATTCAACTGATGAGCGCGGGCCGAGGCATCACGCACAGCGAGTTCAATCCCGCTGCCGCCGCCCCGCTCCATTTCCTGCAAATCTGGATTCAGCCGCGGGAACGCGGCCTGACCCCCAGCTACACGGAGTGGCATCCGAAACCAGAACACGCCAACGCGCCCAAGGTGCTGGTGATCTCG
The sequence above is a segment of the Candidatus Paceibacterota bacterium genome. Coding sequences within it:
- a CDS encoding LysR family transcriptional regulator, which gives rise to MELRQLRYFVAVAEQGNISRAAKKIFLTQPALSRQIRALEEQVGQCLLERQAHSIRLTPAGEALLREAPELLRHAEQVLDRVREAGVGPRLRIGYAPSLSAGILSPAVAIFTQAHRSARIELMDLSTNEMRSGLASGELDVALSVGEQRATPGLTWELLVRAPWRLAVHRKHSLARRSRVTPAEVVREPLLGFCRRDYPEYWRFIDGWLRRHKQRPRIAGEYNGTENLMAAVESGLGVAFVTTQVARLFPKRARLITLSSAPEPVCIAAGQRSNRAEDRPLAVFVEELRKAARMFA
- a CDS encoding pirin family protein; amino-acid sequence: MKTITTELNIRPANERGHANHGWLDSHHTFSFANYYDPAQMGFRSLRVINDDRVAPGQGFGTHPHRDMEIFSYVLAGTLEHKDSMGHGRQLQPGQIQLMSAGRGITHSEFNPAAAAPLHFLQIWIQPRERGLTPSYTEWHPKPEHANAPKVLVISPDGREGSATIQQDADIYRIRLKPGQTVTHKLRPGRGAWLQIAEGVLSFNGIELTTGDGASTEAPGDLTFTATEATEALLFDLK